The genomic region TAGTTTTCCATACCTTGGTGTTCCTGGTTTCTGTGAACAGGAAGATCATCTTCAGCTGTTAAATCCTGACTTACTAGTTTCTCATAGGAGCTGCTTGTGTTTTCTTTGTCCTCCATCTTAGATATTTGATGGGATTATCCAGGAGAAACTGTTTTCCAGGACCTTGCCCCatcagtgtttgcatgtgtgtgtaacGCACACACATAAAGTCAAGTTCATGGGTTAAAAATTGACAGAGGGTACTTTGATGATCTCCAAAAACACCATAACTTCAAATTTCTTTATCAGACAATTCTGATACAGAAATGAATTAAATTTTTAAATTGTTGCACCAAAGATGTTTTATTTTAagtataattataataataaaacacaggcttttaattagttattttttgttattataaaatacatttaaaataacaTGTTTGTCATTTATTagtaaagaaaacattttttatttgaatttttttttatgtttcagaAAACAATTGTGATTTAAGCATTTTTATTCGTCTTTCCACTCATGACAAACATCCAGTAGGTGGTTCAGCGGTTTCTTGGCTCCATCTCACAGACCCAGTTCATTCTGTACTGCTGACAGTTTGCATTATACCACGCATTCAGTGTAGAAGCAGGAAGAAAAGCGGTGCAGTTGCCACTCTGAGCTCCAATGATGTTGGGCTGGCCCCTTCTCCAGAACCTTTAGTAAATCAAAACTTTAATTAGGGATAATCTAACAGGTTACGCTGACTTATTAACGTTTCTCAGACGCTTACGTTGGGGACTCCTCCGTCACATTATTTATCCACACCCATTTTCCCTGATGCTGCAAGTCAGTGAGGCCGATCCAGAACCCGTTCAGCCACCATATGATGCTGACGCGGTCCAGCCTTCGAAAATTGTCATTAACGAGTATCTGTAAAAATGACACATAGTCGTTCAGTCGTGAGCGTAAAGTTAAAAAGAAATGAGCAAAACATTTTTATGCTATTCCGACCCACCTGTTCCTCCATGTTGTTGATCACAAGCAGGTCTCCTCCTTTACTGATGCAGTCCGCTCTGCTATCAAACCAGTTCTTCTTTGAAAGAGCTTGGTTTTCAGAAAAAAAGTAACAGGAATTTTTCAGAATCTGCCATCCTGGTGGGCATCTGTCACAGTTTTCCTCTGTTATAATGAAAAAACATTGAGTTGTCAGAAGCCTTTTCTCTAAAAGGTTTTCAGAACTATTGCAGCACAAGTCAGTTTTAAGCTTCTGAAGAACATTTGACATTTGTTTCTATGCCACTTCACCCAGAACGGTTTTATTTGACTGGAGATTTGTCTTCTCTGCTTGCAGAGTCTCAATTGTCTTCATGAGGTTGTCGGTAATAATCCCCTTTTGTTTGACCTCCAGCTTCATTTGCACATAGCCGGCACGCTCTTTTGCCAGGGCCGCCTCGGCCTCGGCTTTAGCTCTGATGATGTCAGTGTGGTTGCGGAGGAACTTCATCTCCAGGATGAGGGGTGTAGCAGCTTGAGAAGAAATCTGAAGGTCTGTTGCCTTTGCACCTGAGTGGTGAGATAATGTTGTAAGAGAAAAACAAGCTTGAATCTCTGGTATTATTTCTGGCTGTTTTTAACATTTCAGGCACAAACATCTCAGCAGATGTCAGATGGACTATTGTGAAGTTTTGAGACGTTTGTAACACCCAAAGGATAAATCTTACTATGATGACATCCTGACCTTTCCAGTGCCACCAATACATCAAGTGTCCAATGAAACATCTCAGCTCAATGCTAATGCAAATCTGTATTATTTAAAACCTCAAACCCTTCAGTTGCCTTTAAAATCTTGAGGATGTTTCTGCAGATCCCTCTGTttttcaggtgcaaataaaaagaactaatcttGGCTggaggaaaataataataatggcctTTTACAGGAAAATTTGGAGCCTAAGTCTACTTAGTTATTAACATCCAGTCCATGTAACCCCTACAGCCCAAAAATATGAATGGTAGTCTATAGTTATTTTCTGATCCCCTTTGATATGTACTGATATGTGTTATGGAATAATAGCTTTTTAACCAACAATATGCCTGAAATTAATTGATTTGGTTAGATTATAATAAATAAACAGCTTTTCTGGATAATTCCATCCCATAAAGACAATTTTAATGTCTTAGCTGCTCATTGTATTTACTTGCATGATGTGTGACCAATAAAATGTTTATTCACTTCAATTTAATGTAGTTCTGAGAAGATATTTCAAtctgcaaatttttctgttgtgtTATTAATCACATGCAACTTTTAATTGTTTATATAAAGAGATAAATGACagcttttttaaaaaacaaattaaTGTCACATTTCAAAGAATTCATCAATCACTGAATGTGCAGACTAATTAAATTAACGTTGAACTGAGTCAACTAAAGCTTACTCACAGTAAATCCCAATGACAGCAGCAGCTATCAGCAGAGCGGCATTCAGCAGACCCAGACCCAGTATAACCAGTCGGTGGTGTTGAACAGGAAATCCACCTCTCGTTGCAAACGGACCTTTAAAATGTTCCCATTAGTGTTACTTTGAGCTAATTTAATCATTAATAAGTACTCAAAAAGGGTTTTCTATGATATAAAAGGAGTGGAGGGAAGTTTATTAGAAAGTTTACCTTGTCCAAGTATTTGAGGATGAGAGTGTGAGACTTCCTCTGTGGTTAAATCTTGGTAGATTCTTCCTTCAGAAGACATCTTTTCCTCTGTTTTAAAGCGATTTCTCGGCTAAACGATGAAAGTTGAACCTATTGATCTGTTTGCTTCTCCTGCTCAAACTGGCGCATGTgtgtagctctgtgtgtgtgtgtgtgtgtgtgtgtgtgtgtgtgtgtgtgtgtgtgtgtgtgtgatgttaaaATAAACTGGACTTGCATTTAACTgttcagtaaccaaaggaaagagGTTAGGTGAGGCATTCAGTTTCAAAAGCTTGTTTTATGTTAATGTTAGAAGGATGAGTCATTAGCaaaaaaacatttatgacgagtTCCACAAGGCTGTGTTCTGGGGACTCTTTTATTTTACATCTGCTTAGCTCGATCATGAAAAGCAACAAAATGAGACATATCACAAATTTAAAAAACTACACACAAACTTACAAACCAAACagtctcttttaaaaacctacctttttacccttgcttttaattaattttatagTTAAGCAATTTTAGGGTCTACTGGAAGGCTCATTGTATTATCATTTTATTTACTGcttgtctgtgtacagcactttgtgcagtctctgattgttggaaatgtgctatataaataaaattgacattGACATTGACAAACCTGAGAAGCTTTTTTTAAGCAAATACAAAGCAGAGGTCACTATTTACGAGGACAAGGAAGAACACAGTTGTTTGctcctttcatttattttttgtacTTTTGGCTactttacagtttttaaaatgttGATTCAGAAATAGACATAAATGAAAAAGTGCATGCACATTTGAATATTTCTACATCACCATTTTGGTCCTAATTAATTGCCGTTATCTTCAAGCTTTAAAATAAATTGTTTTCGCAGGTTTAAAACACAGATATAAAAAACTTGGATGTTAATTTATAAATTCCTCTGATCTGCAATGTGTTATGATCAGCCGTTAAATCTGAAAGTGGCCCGAATCAGCAAGATTTCCTTTTCCAAGCTTTATTCGAACCTGCATCACATGTAGCAATATGAGGCATCCATCTTAACTCCTCTTAGCACTTCTCTCTCTCTTACCTCTTTCTTCTATTcagtactgccctctagtggtagACACAACATCAGCAGGACAAGCTATGAATGAACACTATTGACACTGAGTTGAAACTTTTTTCTCTGCAGGTATTCGCTGTAGCCACACAGTTGagtgactaaaacaaactaaaGTAATTACAAGGGAAATTATTTGTTGTATCAAAAAAAAAGCTCAACTCTCAGAGGTTGGTGCTTTCTCACAAATCCATTTTTGTTCATGTTCACACGTTAAATCGTTCCAAGCCTTGAAGAAGTTCTTTTTGGCATACACTGATGCACAGTCCTCGTTGTTGGTGTCATTTGGTTCTCCATCCATCCAGAACCTGCAGCATACAGTGGGTTACTTTACAGAGATGCATCGCAGATCTTTGTGTCAACTAAATGTGAAGACACTAGTGCTGTTGTTGCACTTTTACCCTTCAACAAGACTGGTTCCATCCAACCATTTCCAAGTCCCTTCGATGTGAGAATCGCTCAGTCCAAACCAGAAGCCTATATGGACTTTTGAGGGCTCAACATAATGTACCAAGTGATTTACAATTGCTTTCTATCAGAGCGAGAAAACGAAACAAAATTtgttgattaaaattaaaaaagtcTAAAAGCATTTTGTCCAGGAAGAATAACTTACCTGCTTGTCTTTGCTGTCTATAACTACAAGGTCTCCTCCATACATTTGGCAGAACTTCCTCGCTTTGTTCCATGATTTGAGTCCAGCAGCATCAGAAAAGTGGAAGAAGTAGCAGGCTGAGTTCATCAAGATCCATCCTGAAGGACAGCGCCCGCAGCCACCAGCTGTTGAGGGAAAATAAACAGCTAAATGTGTCAAAACAAACCCTGACTCTATGATGCCCTTTTCATTTAAGAAAACCATCTCTCACCAGTCATTGGTAAGTGTGATTTCAGGTATTCATTGTTCTTGGTCATTTCCTCAATCTGCACTCGGTAAGCTTTGCTTGATTTGGTCTGGTGCTCCAGTTCCCAGATGGTCTCCTGTTGGTCCTGCATATCGATGTCTAGCTGCTTGTGGGAACCCATCGTGGGTTTGACGGCACTCTTTTGAGGtttttggagttcatccatcgctTTGCCGATGCGTTCTGCATGTTCAAGAGTGAGGTGGGCATCTTTGAGGTTGTTGTCTGCAGAAAATGGCATTGGTTCAGATTTTTACTGCAATCCTGATCTGCAGGTCAAGCTTCTAAATTTTACCAAACAATCTAAGGAATTAAAATCAAAATTAAGTCAATTTCTTTGAATAAAACTGATTTGgtttaaatagtattttttttaattaaacacaATAACTATTTTACTAATTTTCTCAAATTTCCTAAAAGTTCTGAGCTTTTACACTGtataggactgatgagctaacagctagttatgACCATCTCCAACATCCAGACTTTATCAACAGATCATCTGACATTATTGTATAAACATTTAAAACTATCACCATAAGAAGTTACATGTACTGCTGGTGTGGCTGcgcggtggcgcagtggttagagctgttgccttgtagcaagaaggtcctgggttcgcttcccggcctgggatctttctgcatggagtttgtgtaacccagaagctagaaccttaatgaggtattaactaattggcttactaatatgatccatcctcaatttagataaaatataaaatataaattaaggaaattaacaatactaattaatagatatctaattaactaatagataatttcataatgaattattggaagggtgaataactaaaataacgagtttaatattaaacatcggttaaaacaagaatcttgaacatcactaacagaaacagaagaggaaagctgtatactattggtccaggtgggaatctgaaatttcattggctgagagaaataagtcccgcctccgcgaaataaaaccgtgcgacgcagctgagcgagaggagagacaaacggctgtgcagcacgcagatacagaaagcaaagactgagcggttagagagagagagagagagaaaaaaaaaacaacggtcgaggccgtgaagaaccctgatttgggtgccgcatagatagagggagaggcggacttgactccttctaataagagctaggaacttggaaccaacgcggtgagtaaagaaaaaagaagagaaaaagctaacgatgcaacttaaaaaaaaaaaggaaacttaaatagcttatcaaattaattccattcttatagatttgtgtggagacgacagagtgaaccaatcctctgtaggagggaaccgttggagcgcgttggtgagtgaatgagattaaattcagtaaattattaaattcaaaaagctaattacagcaaccgaggtgacagcagtgggctgctagacgttagatcccaggagttaacatctcaaactaccagttaacggtggtagggcatataggagttaacggctcaaaccgccagttaacggcggtagggcatatgggattcccaggagttaacggctcaaaccgccagttaatggtggtacggcctagatgtacaaggtcctcaggggcgttatagctaacaccatagaattagcaatgcgtcccttaaccaaacatttaataataaaaaaaatagataaataaaaataaataaaagctaactgattagggaggaattattttacaaaggtggaccaaaggaccagaatttatattttgtttaattttgttatagaaaattttatttatttatttatttatttgtttgtttatttatttatttatttatttattgtgttacagatatacaaggtgtcacaatgctgtatagaaacacaactaaatgtatccttgttgtcatgaatgtatttcttgtcgaatagtgtagagtaatagaatctaactgagcctattgagctgaacaattgttgtcatatgtaattatatttccagagctactgagaattattttaatagacaatcaaattgatgttatgttagttgaactgtgaacccaaacatgattggctatgccaatagagtgaagcatttgtttaagtctgtaagactttatgctgtgatgtgacgagaagggtcgatgccaacttgctaacagtcctgttgtttacaggctgggttttttttttccttgggtttgatcccgactcctatgatcactcacttggaacgagaactggatttcttcctgacgagggagatggcgagccttaaccactgaacgaaccaggacatctcaagtaactgaagagcagactgctctcttctgtgaacaatctcaacggtgtggtaggaaaaaatcgcaccaccggactctgactttcaccccaagcgtggggatttgacttgacgccggctgacttgtgactcatatgatcaaatctcataccgagcattttactattgtcgattgttttcatctgtttttatgtgttatctttatgtgttatatctcccattattattaaaatttagtatataaaccgtttcatgctatacccgtgactccagtcattcttaaacaacctccaattctccccgaacctaattattggcccatttgtttattttttcttttaattatcttattgtatcctgtaatccggttacataaaacttggcgagccagccaggagaattgtagagttgttaccttagctaaccattgactgacatcataagagtgcctggaggtcacagtggtttgccattttggcattattggtacttttgagtgttttaaaatggaagttgtgaaaaccgaaaaggtcaaagtttcaaatgctgttttaatcagtgggttaactgatacagaccttgataacgaagtctttgggtttatggaaggattcggaccagttaacaggcgcattaagttaccaaactgtgatcagattattgtggagtttcaacatgaagccactgttaaggaattaaagaaacaatgtttaccctatgacaaaccttgtactaggaacccagatgttttcttccatattcaagacctagccagcgcgtacagtctagaaactagcacatctgccactgatgcctatctgtcagagctcagggacatagctgcgtgtagcaatcaatcatttaaagaccttctaatggaggaactggcaaaaattggggaatctttaggaagggatacccatgcatctgaaccagtcactgaaccagagccaatgctccatagtgaccaagttacatattccctgcctttaacaccagaagttaactatatgaacaactcaaaggacaattgtccacctacagagactggaaaacaaaacccttgcattccaccaaatcttttaaacacacctgaggttcagcgagttattgtggaacacatttttaaaagcagtgaggttatccctccgcctacttcacaatacagactaaaaccgttctcagggcgagttccacacccttcttttgaaactgactatgatacttggcgtagtagtgtagtgttatgcataaatgatccttcactcaccaagtcccaaattgtacgaagaatcgtggagagtctgtcagccccagcagcgagcatcgttaaagctcttagtccaaaatccgacccggaaacgtaccttgaacatctcgattcagcttacgcagctgtcgaagacggcgacgagctctttgctcgcttcttaaacacaaaccaggacagtggtgaaaaaccttccgattactttcagaggttatacaccttgttaaacctagttattcagaggaatggaatttcctccagtgacgccgaccagcagctgctcaagcagttttgcagaggctgttgggacagctcgctgatttcaaacctgcaactcgaacaaaagaaagacaacccgcctcattttacagcacttctcctcaaactgcgcactgaagaagacaaacaggctactaaagcagcacgcatgaaacaacacttaggggcacaacgaactagagtgtattcaaatgtgcaaacaacatgctctcagagtaaaaacacttgtgaactggaaatagatgataactgtgatgacttacgcaaacaaatcgctgagctcaggagccaaattgcacagcttaaggttaacaacacagataaaaaggcaaggaaaactcaaaaagagtcaaaaccccgtgtggggactaaaattccagatgagcccaaacagattcagcagataacagcagtggtgcccagaccaaagcctggatactgttttaagtgcggagaagatgggcacatagcttctagctgtagcaacgagccaaatccagcactagttgcaactaaaagacttgctcttagacagaagcagcgcgagtgggagatgtcaaagccaattgctcagtctcctcctttaaaccggtagaagctcctatcgtgggacagataggtgctaaagtagaaccaagtccctctaaggaaaggacagagagacttttttgcaagccagttcatgctcattcagtgccaaaacttcccaaaagattagtgggtgggcgatgcacagctacagtctcagttaacagtgttgaatgtaattgtttactggattcagggtcccaggtaaccaccattgccaattctttttaccaagaacacttacctgacctctcaattaaacccatcagtaatctgttagaagtcgagggcgcaaacggtcaagcagttccttatttaggatacatagagataagtgtcacatttccaaaagagctcgatcagtctggacttgagttacctacccttgcgttagtggttccggatataagctcaaactctgatacaccactactcattggcacaaacacactcgatcctttgtatgagcaattgtctgccaataacttacctgattccaaggcactctcttatgggtaccaacacgtgctaaaagccttagcagtcagaaaaaaacaaagcaaagatggacgagttggtgtggtgaagcttcgagggagaacccaagaagttctccctgcaaataaaaaactgttactagaagggtttatgcaacccagccaaaacaagcatgagccttatgcactcattgaacaacccaccaatggttctctaccagggggtataattgtagactgttgcctcatttccttaccttcacatggtccatacaaagtacctgttgtactaagaaacgaaactaaccatgacatcacattacccactaactgtgtgatcgctgagttagttaaagccgatcgtgttatgccatatccagaacctgacaaaagtgatcagaaagtacttgcggcgtgtagttcgcagcaacagacttcaccttcaaaccctcctctcagttttgacttcggtacttcgcccttgtccgaagaatggaaagggaggatcaccaacaaacttaacacttactccgatgtgttttcgcaccacgatcttgattttggtcatacacaacagataagacatcacatcaacttaaaagacgagaccccattcaaacagaaatctcggccgatccatccacatgattatgaagccgtgagaaaacatttggaagccctcttggaaaccggtataataagagagtcggagtctccatttgcctcaccaatagtggtagttcggaaaaagaatggtgaggtacgtctatgtatagactatagaaagcttaatctgcaaaccattcgcgacgcatatgccctgcctaacttggaggagtccttttctgctctcgctggatcacagtggttttctgtgatggacctcaagtcaggttactatcaaatagagatgtgtgaaaaggataaacctaaaactgcttttgtttgcccgtttgggttttatgaatttaaccgtatgccacaaggaataacaaatgctccaagcactttccaacgggttatggaaaagtgtatgaaggacattaatctgaaggaagtgttagttttcctagacgacttgatcgtcttttccaactccttggaagaacacgaaaccagactttctcacgttcttgaacggcttagagaatacggactcaagctatcaccagataagtgtcgttttttccagacatctgtgcgttatcttggacatatagtatctcgagatggcataaaaaccgatccagataaggtggaagcactcaaaacatggccgaagcctcagactttgaaggaactccaatctttcttaggatttaccggttattaccgacgcttcgttaaagattactcaaatattgtcaagccactaacatctctcacggctggttatcaacccaaacggaaaaactttaaaacaccaccatgtagatcaaagtacttgaaccccaaagaaccctttgggaatcgttggagccaagactgtgagaagtcctttcaaactattattgaaaaacttaccacttcgccagttcttggctacgctgacgcaaaactcccatatctagtacgcacagatgctagtacgaccggactcggtgcagcgctataccaagtgcaaaacggtgtcacacaggtaatcgcttatgcaagtcgcggtttaagctctagtgaaactaggtaccctgcgcacaagttggagtttctagccttaaagtgggccat from Nothobranchius furzeri strain GRZ-AD chromosome 18, NfurGRZ-RIMD1, whole genome shotgun sequence harbors:
- the LOC107392393 gene encoding C-type lectin domain family 4 member E, producing MSSEGRIYQDLTTEEVSHSHPQILGQGPFATRGGFPVQHHRLVILGLGLLNAALLIAAAVIGIYCAKATDLQISSQAATPLILEMKFLRNHTDIIRAKAEAEAALAKERAGYVQMKLEVKQKGIITDNLMKTIETLQAEKTNLQSNKTVLEENCDRCPPGWQILKNSCYFFSENQALSKKNWFDSRADCISKGGDLLVINNMEEQILVNDNFRRLDRVSIIWWLNGFWIGLTDLQHQGKWVWINNVTEESPTFWRRGQPNIIGAQSGNCTAFLPASTLNAWYNANCQQYRMNWVCEMEPRNR
- the LOC107392394 gene encoding C-type lectin domain family 4 member M; translated protein: MERAGHQGCGSDCDTLVSQEVSDDEDLKTCNQFNQSKLQVFLFRVSSWRRGRRAALILVVLAGVLLIADISLGVRYNNLKDAHLTLEHAERIGKAMDELQKPQKSAVKPTMGSHKQLDIDMQDQQETIWELEHQTKSSKAYRVQIEEMTKNNEYLKSHLPMTAGGCGRCPSGWILMNSACYFFHFSDAAGLKSWNKARKFCQMYGGDLVVIDSKDKQKAIVNHLVHYVEPSKVHIGFWFGLSDSHIEGTWKWLDGTSLVEGFWMDGEPNDTNNEDCASVYAKKNFFKAWNDLTCEHEQKWICEKAPTSES